The Bacteroidia bacterium genome includes a window with the following:
- a CDS encoding transglutaminase family protein: MNSTYPPEFQKYLQPTFFIDSDHEAVVEFARKHTQNLLSDKEKAVALYYAVRDEFRYDPYHVDLHPDMLKASVVLKHGYGYCVEKANLLAACARAVGIPARLGFANVKNHLSTDKLVRILRSDIFVFHGFTELWLEGKWVKASPAFNLGLCEKFGVPPVDFNGEDDAVFQQFDDEGRQFMEYVKNHGSFDDLPREQFIAELRAFYPHLFEGIDEAGMKYKWEA, from the coding sequence ATGAACTCTACCTATCCACCCGAATTTCAGAAATACCTGCAGCCCACCTTTTTTATCGATAGCGACCATGAAGCAGTTGTGGAATTTGCACGTAAGCACACCCAAAATTTATTAAGCGATAAGGAAAAAGCCGTTGCGCTTTATTATGCCGTGCGTGATGAATTTCGTTACGATCCGTATCATGTTGATCTTCATCCGGATATGCTAAAGGCCAGTGTTGTTCTTAAACACGGTTACGGATATTGTGTTGAAAAAGCCAATCTGTTAGCTGCTTGTGCAAGAGCAGTTGGCATACCGGCACGATTGGGATTTGCTAATGTAAAAAACCACCTGAGTACCGATAAACTTGTTCGGATTTTGCGCTCGGATATTTTTGTCTTTCATGGATTTACAGAATTATGGTTGGAAGGAAAATGGGTAAAGGCCAGTCCGGCATTTAATCTCGGACTTTGTGAAAAATTTGGGGTTCCGCCGGTAGATTTTAATGGAGAGGATGATGCTGTATTTCAACAGTTTGATGATGAAGGCCGGCAGTTTATGGAATATGTGAAGAACCACGGCAGTTTTGATGACCTTCCAAGGGAACAATTTATTGCCGAACTTAGAGCGTTTTATCCCCATTTGTTTGAAGGTATTGATGAGGCGGGAATGAAATACAAGTGGGAAGCTTAA
- a CDS encoding isoprenylcysteine carboxylmethyltransferase family protein, protein MLTFFLAWIGYYGFHSLLASTELKLRIARFSARFYRYYRLVYSISALLVLGILANFSWKVQSPILFQQKLVTACGFVLLGIGALVQVMAIRSFNLRVFMGLDSTPLPNQVSLQPLIVDGMYKYVRHPLYFGVLCMALGILFVFPYQHVLGFSLITILYLFIGSYWEEKKLIQEFGSSYVLYKSRVKGIIPFLV, encoded by the coding sequence ATGCTTACCTTTTTTCTAGCCTGGATTGGATATTACGGCTTTCACAGCCTTTTAGCTTCCACCGAACTCAAGTTACGGATAGCAAGGTTTAGTGCCCGATTTTACCGTTATTATCGCCTGGTATATAGCATTTCGGCCTTGCTTGTATTAGGCATTTTAGCTAATTTTAGCTGGAAGGTTCAAAGTCCGATTCTGTTTCAGCAAAAATTGGTTACTGCATGCGGTTTCGTTTTGCTTGGAATTGGAGCCTTGGTGCAAGTAATGGCTATACGTTCATTTAACCTTCGGGTATTTATGGGTTTAGATTCAACACCTTTGCCTAATCAGGTTTCTTTGCAACCATTAATTGTTGATGGTATGTATAAGTATGTTCGCCATCCTTTATATTTCGGGGTGCTGTGCATGGCTCTAGGTATCCTGTTTGTTTTTCCTTACCAACATGTGCTTGGTTTTTCGTTGATTACGATACTTTATTTGTTTATTGGCAGCTATTGGGAAGAAAAGAAGCTTATTCAAGAGTTTGGGTCTTCTTATGTTCTTTACAAGAGCAGGGTAAAAGGAATTATACCGTTTTTGGTTTAG
- a CDS encoding sigma-54 dependent transcriptional regulator, translating into MTSLEIKQRFGVIGTSPLLDRAIDIAAQVAPTDLSVLVTGESGSGKEVFSKIIHNLSSRKHGTYIAVNCGAIPEGTIDSELFGHEKGSFTGAHEARKGYFEVADKGTIFLDEVAELPLSTQVRLLRVLETGEFIRVGASKSIKTSVRVVAATNVNMPEAVAKGKFREDLFYRLNTVPIAVPSLKQRRDDIPLLFRKFAADFAEKYRMPAIRLDEAATEMLKSYNWPGNVRQLKNVTEQVSIIEKNRNISTDVLVNYLPAEHSTSNLPIPMAVSGLAAGLGNQDFTERELLYKVLFDMKKDIVDLKKLVFDIISSGGQAGSGEVQQNNANIIRKLYEEVVTDNQGEHTISIHKKPDIPVINIQDHEEIEEESLSLEDREKELIIKALEKHKGKRKKAAEELGISERTLYRKISEYNLDL; encoded by the coding sequence ATGACAAGCTTAGAAATTAAACAACGCTTCGGTGTTATAGGAACTTCCCCCCTACTCGACCGCGCCATCGACATTGCTGCACAGGTAGCTCCAACCGATCTTTCGGTGTTGGTTACCGGCGAAAGCGGTTCGGGTAAAGAAGTATTCTCCAAAATCATCCACAACCTCAGCTCCCGCAAACACGGAACCTACATCGCCGTAAACTGCGGTGCAATTCCCGAAGGAACCATCGATAGCGAATTGTTTGGGCACGAAAAAGGATCCTTTACCGGTGCACACGAAGCCAGAAAAGGCTATTTTGAAGTGGCCGACAAAGGAACCATTTTCCTCGATGAGGTTGCTGAATTGCCGCTCTCTACCCAGGTTCGCTTACTCCGGGTTCTCGAAACCGGAGAATTTATTCGGGTAGGTGCTTCTAAATCCATCAAAACCAGTGTAAGGGTGGTAGCCGCAACCAATGTAAACATGCCCGAAGCAGTGGCTAAAGGCAAGTTTCGTGAGGATTTGTTTTACCGGCTTAACACTGTTCCTATCGCTGTGCCATCCCTGAAACAACGCCGTGATGATATCCCATTACTTTTCCGGAAATTTGCTGCCGATTTCGCCGAAAAATACCGCATGCCAGCCATACGACTTGATGAAGCTGCTACCGAAATGCTGAAATCATACAACTGGCCGGGAAATGTTAGACAGCTGAAAAATGTTACTGAGCAGGTTTCTATCATTGAAAAAAATCGCAACATTTCAACCGATGTCTTAGTTAACTATTTACCCGCCGAACACAGTACCTCCAACTTGCCTATTCCCATGGCAGTTAGTGGTTTAGCCGCCGGTTTGGGAAACCAGGATTTCACCGAACGTGAACTGCTTTACAAGGTCTTATTCGATATGAAAAAAGACATCGTTGACCTCAAAAAACTGGTGTTTGATATCATCAGTAGCGGCGGACAGGCCGGATCGGGTGAGGTACAACAAAACAATGCCAATATTATTCGTAAACTTTACGAGGAAGTGGTAACCGATAATCAGGGCGAACATACCATCAGTATTCATAAAAAGCCTGATATTCCGGTAATCAACATCCAGGATCACGAAGAAATTGAAGAGGAAAGTTTAAGCCTCGAAGACCGAGAAAAAGAACTCATTATCAAGGCTTTAGAAAAGCATAAGGGTAAACGCAAAAAAGCCGCCGAGGAGTTGGGCATTTCAGAAAGGACCTTGTACCGTAAAATTTCGGAGTACAACCTCGATTTATAG
- the miaB gene encoding tRNA (N6-isopentenyl adenosine(37)-C2)-methylthiotransferase MiaB produces the protein MFEHDEFKVIDESKQGQATLIEALPGANKKLYLESYGCQMNFSDSEIVASILKDKGYSTTKDIQEADVIFVNTCAIRDNAEQRVRGRLKEYRAVKKHKPELVIGVLGCMAERLKAQLLEEEKLVDIVVGPDAYRDLPQLLETAETGQKAVNVILSKEETYADITPVRLGGNGITAFISIMRGCDNMCAFCVVPFTRGRERSRDPETIVQEAKELFEQGYREVTLLGQNVDSYLYAGGGLKKEILSDEERAKATTFAQLMEKVAQVSPLLRVRFSTSHPKDMNDDVLHVMAKYPNICNYIHLPVQSGNSRILEMMNRGYTREWYQDRINAIRRIIPDCGISTDIITGFCSETDEEHKETVSLMEWVGYDFAYMFKYSERPKTLAERKFTDDVPEDIKTARLTEVVNLQQRLSHESNKRDLGKVFEVLVENTSKRSKEHLSGRNSQNKVIVFPKKHYKPGDYVMVKVLDCTAATLLGEAVEN, from the coding sequence ATGTTTGAACACGACGAATTTAAGGTGATTGATGAATCCAAACAAGGACAAGCAACCCTTATTGAAGCTCTGCCCGGAGCCAATAAAAAACTTTACCTGGAAAGCTATGGCTGCCAAATGAATTTCTCCGATAGTGAAATTGTAGCCTCTATCCTCAAAGATAAAGGGTATAGCACCACCAAAGACATTCAGGAAGCCGATGTAATCTTTGTAAACACCTGTGCCATTCGCGACAATGCCGAACAACGGGTACGCGGACGACTAAAAGAATACAGGGCCGTAAAGAAACATAAACCTGAATTGGTTATTGGGGTGTTGGGTTGTATGGCCGAGCGTTTAAAAGCCCAATTGCTGGAAGAAGAAAAACTGGTGGATATTGTGGTGGGCCCTGACGCTTATCGCGACCTTCCTCAATTGCTCGAAACAGCTGAAACCGGACAAAAAGCAGTGAATGTTATCCTTTCCAAAGAAGAAACCTATGCCGATATTACCCCGGTTCGTTTGGGTGGAAACGGCATCACCGCCTTTATCTCCATCATGCGTGGCTGCGATAATATGTGCGCCTTTTGTGTGGTTCCTTTCACCAGGGGGAGAGAACGCAGTCGTGACCCGGAAACCATTGTTCAGGAAGCAAAAGAACTTTTTGAACAGGGCTATCGCGAAGTAACACTGCTTGGACAAAATGTTGATTCTTACCTCTACGCAGGTGGTGGTTTAAAAAAAGAAATTCTTTCCGATGAAGAGCGAGCCAAAGCAACCACTTTTGCTCAGTTAATGGAAAAAGTTGCCCAGGTTAGTCCCTTGTTGAGGGTTCGTTTTTCTACCTCACACCCTAAAGATATGAATGACGATGTGCTGCATGTGATGGCCAAATACCCCAACATTTGCAACTACATCCACCTGCCGGTTCAAAGCGGAAATTCCCGCATTTTGGAAATGATGAACCGGGGCTATACCCGCGAATGGTACCAGGACCGTATAAATGCCATCCGTCGCATCATCCCCGATTGCGGTATTTCCACCGATATCATCACCGGATTTTGTTCCGAAACCGATGAAGAACACAAGGAAACCGTAAGCCTTATGGAATGGGTTGGTTACGACTTCGCCTACATGTTTAAATATTCCGAACGCCCTAAAACCCTGGCCGAACGCAAATTTACCGACGACGTTCCCGAAGATATTAAAACAGCCCGCCTTACCGAAGTAGTTAATCTTCAACAACGCCTTTCTCACGAAAGCAATAAACGCGACCTGGGTAAAGTGTTCGAAGTATTGGTCGAAAACACCAGCAAACGATCCAAAGAACATTTGTCCGGACGAAATTCCCAAAACAAAGTGATTGTATTCCCCAAAAAACACTACAAACCGGGCGATTATGTTATGGTTAAAGTATTGGATTGTACAGCGGCCACTTTGTTGGGCGAAGCCGTGGAAAATTAA
- a CDS encoding porin, with protein sequence MFKLPPLLLLGACISVPFLTHCQQPNPIPENPDKIQENKPNAHISKQKGEAFEGLDLTWANGSDRRDSSVFNRIPYFTPSILLDVNYTFSFNNPNDNTVVGSTALARNNEVELSALHVGGDFYYKGARARFMTQFGTRSVVVPRNDYSPYRGQYQLANVYRYLSEAYAGYHFNTAYGLNVDAGLFMSYIGLNSFYQAENWEYQASYTSDNTPWFFNGIRIQYHPTKHLKIEPWIINGWQSYGKFNSMPGLGGNVTWIPNSNFKILTNNYYGTDAAGLPSRKRFHSDNSLLWRYTNRPNHSKITRAAISLTVDIGCEWGGGVNGFNKGDSIHGPSQYFLSAMFYHRLWFMKNKLAWTFGGGVMTNPGRYLVLYPTGQASPLPNPNDPTKTEGAFPFSANPGDPFKAWDCSTNLDFMPNQSITFRIELVHRASSVPYFAGPGGVTSQTGYATSTLDPTWRPDLRKNETRIIAAILFRL encoded by the coding sequence ATGTTTAAATTACCCCCCTTACTCCTGCTTGGAGCATGTATTTCTGTGCCCTTTTTGACCCATTGCCAACAGCCTAATCCTATTCCTGAAAACCCGGACAAAATTCAGGAAAACAAACCCAATGCTCATATTTCCAAACAGAAAGGAGAAGCCTTTGAAGGCCTTGACCTAACCTGGGCCAATGGCAGCGACCGCCGCGACAGCTCTGTTTTCAACCGTATTCCTTACTTTACACCCAGCATATTGCTCGATGTTAATTATACCTTTTCCTTCAATAATCCCAACGACAATACGGTAGTTGGTTCTACGGCTTTGGCCAGAAACAATGAAGTAGAACTTTCGGCCTTGCATGTTGGGGGAGATTTCTATTATAAAGGAGCTAGAGCCCGTTTTATGACCCAATTCGGAACCCGCTCGGTAGTGGTTCCCCGAAATGATTATAGTCCATATAGAGGCCAATACCAGCTTGCCAATGTTTACCGTTACTTGAGTGAAGCTTATGCAGGTTACCACTTTAATACGGCTTATGGCTTAAATGTAGATGCCGGACTATTTATGTCCTATATCGGCCTGAATTCTTTCTACCAGGCCGAAAACTGGGAATATCAGGCTTCTTATACTTCTGACAATACTCCCTGGTTTTTTAATGGAATCCGAATTCAATACCACCCCACCAAACACCTCAAGATTGAACCCTGGATTATCAATGGCTGGCAAAGCTATGGCAAGTTCAACAGCATGCCCGGTTTAGGCGGAAATGTTACCTGGATACCTAATTCAAACTTTAAAATCCTTACCAATAATTACTACGGTACCGATGCAGCAGGTTTGCCTTCCCGGAAACGTTTCCATTCCGACAACAGTTTGCTATGGCGTTATACCAATCGTCCCAACCATAGTAAAATTACCAGGGCTGCCATTTCTCTTACCGTAGATATAGGCTGCGAATGGGGGGGAGGCGTTAACGGTTTTAATAAAGGCGACAGCATCCATGGTCCGTCCCAATATTTTTTAAGTGCCATGTTTTACCATCGTTTGTGGTTCATGAAAAATAAGCTGGCCTGGACTTTTGGCGGAGGCGTTATGACCAACCCGGGTAGATATTTGGTGTTATATCCCACCGGACAAGCCAGTCCTCTGCCCAATCCCAACGACCCAACCAAGACCGAAGGCGCCTTTCCTTTCTCTGCCAATCCCGGCGACCCCTTCAAAGCCTGGGATTGTTCAACCAACCTGGATTTTATGCCTAATCAAAGCATCACCTTCCGGATAGAATTGGTTCATAGAGCCAGCTCTGTCCCCTATTTTGCCGGTCCCGGCGGGGTAACCTCTCAAACAGGCTACGCAACAAGCACCCTAGACCCTACCTGGAGACCCGATCTTCGAAAAAACGAAACCCGAATCATTGCTGCTATTCTCTTCCGTTTATAG
- a CDS encoding KUP/HAK/KT family potassium transporter → MGKFNIHSQKVTAATLLVSMGIIYGDIGTSPLYVFKAILGNRPIDETLVLGGVSCVFWTLVIQTSIKYIWLTLRADNDGEGGIFSLYAQIRRFGKGLVIPTILGATTLLADGIITPPISVASAVEGLEMIDGLAHIPTVPIVILILSLLFFFQRFGTQKVGFAFGPIMVLWFSMLFALGFNQILHYPIVLKSLNPYYAYLLLVHYPQGFWLLGAVFLATTGAEALYSDLGHCGRKNIRISWLFVKTCLITNYLGQASWSLQQGQTQLNGRNPFFELMPSWLLLPGILIATLATIIASQALISGSFTLISEAMNLNFWPRVSVRQPTETKGQIYIPSVNTILWAGCILMILYFQSSTNMEAAYGFSITIAMMMTSLLLTYFLAYRLKWNPMLIILFLVVFGLVEGSFFIANVAKIKERWMFLFFELLIFATMYVWYYARKINNRLTRFVDLGQYAQSITELSQDTSITPFSTHLIYLTKANNRHEIEEKIIKSIFAKRPKRADVYWFLHIHRTEQPYTLAYDVSELVDDKVIKINIHVGFRIQPRSEFYFKKIVQELVQNKELNLHTRPDGSTKYNPEPDFKFVVMEKFLSVENDFGMKNSLLLESYFFLKKLSQRDEKAFGLDRSDVVIEEYPLVVNPISPISLERLNP, encoded by the coding sequence ATGGGCAAGTTCAACATCCATTCTCAAAAGGTTACCGCGGCCACCTTACTCGTTTCCATGGGCATCATTTACGGCGATATAGGAACCAGTCCACTCTATGTGTTTAAAGCCATTTTAGGAAATCGCCCGATAGATGAAACATTAGTCTTGGGAGGTGTTTCATGCGTTTTTTGGACCTTGGTTATTCAAACCAGTATTAAGTATATTTGGCTAACACTTCGAGCCGACAACGATGGAGAAGGGGGCATTTTTTCGCTCTATGCCCAAATTCGCAGGTTTGGAAAAGGGCTGGTAATTCCAACCATCCTGGGCGCAACCACCTTATTGGCCGATGGTATTATTACTCCACCGATTTCTGTTGCTTCGGCTGTGGAAGGACTGGAAATGATTGATGGATTAGCACATATTCCAACTGTTCCCATTGTTATTCTGATTCTATCCCTATTGTTTTTCTTCCAACGCTTCGGAACACAAAAAGTAGGTTTTGCCTTTGGCCCCATCATGGTTCTTTGGTTTTCTATGCTCTTTGCCCTCGGATTCAACCAAATTTTACACTACCCAATTGTTTTAAAAAGTCTGAACCCTTATTATGCCTACCTGCTATTGGTGCATTACCCACAGGGGTTTTGGTTGCTAGGGGCAGTGTTTTTGGCAACAACCGGTGCTGAAGCTTTGTATTCCGATCTGGGCCATTGTGGTAGAAAAAACATCCGGATTTCGTGGCTTTTCGTAAAAACCTGCCTGATAACCAATTACCTTGGCCAGGCATCCTGGTCACTGCAACAAGGTCAAACACAACTTAACGGCCGCAATCCTTTTTTTGAATTAATGCCTTCCTGGCTCTTGTTGCCCGGTATTCTTATCGCAACCCTTGCAACCATTATTGCTTCACAAGCCTTGATTAGCGGCTCCTTCACGCTCATTTCTGAAGCCATGAACCTTAATTTTTGGCCAAGAGTAAGTGTTAGGCAACCAACCGAAACCAAAGGACAAATTTATATCCCATCGGTAAACACCATTTTGTGGGCAGGCTGTATCCTTATGATACTTTACTTTCAAAGTTCAACCAACATGGAGGCTGCTTATGGCTTTAGCATCACCATTGCTATGATGATGACAAGCCTGTTACTTACCTATTTTTTAGCCTATCGTTTGAAATGGAATCCTATGCTAATCATTCTTTTCCTTGTTGTTTTCGGTCTGGTGGAAGGGAGCTTTTTTATTGCTAATGTGGCCAAGATTAAAGAAAGATGGATGTTTCTCTTTTTTGAACTCCTCATTTTCGCCACCATGTATGTTTGGTATTATGCCCGAAAAATAAACAACCGGCTTACCCGCTTTGTAGATTTAGGCCAGTACGCCCAATCGATTACTGAACTAAGTCAGGATACGAGTATTACCCCATTTTCAACTCACCTAATTTACCTTACCAAAGCTAACAACCGCCACGAAATCGAGGAAAAAATCATAAAATCAATCTTTGCTAAACGACCCAAACGTGCGGATGTATATTGGTTTTTGCATATTCACCGAACCGAACAACCTTATACCTTGGCTTACGATGTTTCTGAATTGGTGGACGATAAGGTTATAAAAATAAATATCCATGTAGGATTCAGGATACAACCACGTTCTGAATTCTATTTCAAAAAAATTGTGCAAGAGCTGGTCCAAAACAAAGAACTCAACCTACATACTCGTCCGGATGGTTCTACCAAATATAATCCCGAGCCCGACTTCAAATTTGTGGTCATGGAAAAATTCCTTTCTGTTGAAAACGATTTTGGAATGAAAAACAGTTTGCTTTTGGAATCCTACTTTTTTCTAAAAAAACTAAGCCAACGTGATGAAAAAGCTTTTGGACTGGATCGCAGTGATGTAGTTATTGAAGAATATCCCTTGGTTGTAAATCCCATTTCACCCATTTCGCTCGAACGTTTAAATCCCTAA